A single window of Rickettsiella endosymbiont of Dermanyssus gallinae DNA harbors:
- a CDS encoding Cro/CI family transcriptional regulator, with amino-acid sequence MHETTLRKIIRYFGSITKMANKIGVSRATIYRYLDGSSIPPDIAFRIETKSKGKFNYKALIPWKVKYNLELDTFPSTLMHLPLKYIVIPEEIPYFTDQKNLSLHEHRAICVDENNQLIYGLESIETSKKHEKKTVLSWRISLSALLEKKYEPSVLVQTFLSSERAAIGIALKRYIGERRGRNNVGKLPTIKGVKTRDITAKILGFSCERTFRRIQKILQHGCSELIEQIDHKKISISKAAHLSKLTHQEQKNKLNIN; translated from the coding sequence ATGCACGAAACAACTCTAAGAAAAATAATTCGTTACTTTGGAAGCATTACTAAAATGGCCAATAAAATTGGGGTTAGCCGAGCAACTATTTATCGTTATCTTGATGGGAGTTCCATTCCACCGGACATTGCCTTTCGTATTGAAACTAAAAGCAAAGGAAAATTTAACTATAAGGCGTTAATTCCTTGGAAAGTTAAATACAACTTAGAGCTTGATACGTTTCCATCAACCCTCATGCACTTACCATTAAAGTACATCGTTATCCCAGAAGAAATTCCTTATTTTACTGATCAAAAAAACCTATCGCTGCATGAACACCGCGCTATCTGCGTAGATGAAAATAATCAGCTCATTTATGGCTTAGAATCCATCGAAACCAGCAAGAAACATGAAAAGAAAACGGTACTTTCTTGGCGGATTTCTTTATCCGCTCTACTAGAAAAAAAATATGAACCCAGTGTATTAGTTCAAACATTTTTAAGCAGCGAGCGAGCAGCCATAGGAATTGCGCTAAAAAGATACATTGGAGAGCGTCGCGGTAGAAATAATGTGGGCAAATTGCCCACAATTAAAGGCGTAAAGACCCGAGACATTACCGCTAAGATATTAGGTTTTTCCTGTGAAAGAACCTTCAGGCGTATCCAAAAGATATTACAGCACGGTTGTTCTGAATTGATCGAACAAATTGATCATAAAAAAATATCAATATCGAAAGCCGCACATTTATCGAAATTAACCCATCAAGAACAGAAAAATAAATTAAATATTAACTAA
- a CDS encoding tyrosine-type recombinase/integrase codes for MGRKKMPGLVKRGNIWHINKKVNGRRISESTGSGSLEEAERYLVRRLEQIRQASIYGVRPKRIFREAATKYLAEKDKASLRVDAIHLKKLDKYIGGLALDSIHMDSLKRYIKERALEGVKRRTINCGLQVIRHILNLAEHEWKDEYNLSWVHKAPRIKLLRETDKREPYPLQITEQARLLNELPLHLKRMALFAVNTGCRDHEICCLKWKWEIKIPEGSVFIIPSTEVKNREKRLVVLNRNALRVIEEARGEHSEYVFTFRGKPITRMLNSAWKKARVRAGLSQVRVHDLKHTFGYRLRSAEVSFEDRQVLLGHKTRSVTTHYSAAELGNLIRAANKVCESGRHLMVLRKSSLVDESRAKVAQGNLKEKTINLNVV; via the coding sequence ATGGGAAGAAAAAAAATGCCAGGACTCGTTAAACGCGGGAACATTTGGCACATTAACAAAAAAGTCAACGGACGTCGCATTTCAGAAAGCACTGGATCAGGTTCTCTCGAAGAAGCCGAGCGCTATTTAGTTCGTCGTCTTGAGCAGATTCGGCAAGCCAGTATTTATGGAGTTAGACCGAAACGGATTTTTAGAGAAGCAGCTACGAAATATTTAGCAGAAAAGGACAAGGCAAGTTTGCGTGTTGATGCTATTCATCTAAAAAAGCTAGATAAATACATTGGTGGTTTAGCGCTCGATTCAATTCATATGGATAGTTTAAAGCGTTATATCAAAGAGCGAGCACTTGAAGGTGTTAAAAGGCGAACGATTAATTGTGGTTTACAAGTGATAAGACATATTTTGAATCTTGCTGAACACGAGTGGAAGGATGAGTATAATTTAAGTTGGGTACACAAAGCGCCCAGGATTAAATTGCTACGTGAAACGGATAAAAGAGAACCTTATCCTCTTCAAATTACTGAACAAGCGAGATTGTTAAATGAACTACCTTTGCACTTGAAACGCATGGCTTTGTTTGCGGTAAATACAGGTTGCCGTGACCATGAAATTTGTTGTTTAAAATGGAAATGGGAAATCAAAATACCAGAAGGTTCTGTTTTTATCATTCCTTCAACGGAAGTTAAAAATCGTGAAAAGCGCTTAGTTGTTTTAAACAGAAATGCTTTACGTGTTATTGAGGAAGCAAGAGGTGAACATTCTGAATATGTTTTTACTTTTCGCGGTAAGCCTATAACACGGATGTTAAATTCAGCTTGGAAGAAAGCACGTGTACGAGCAGGTCTATCTCAAGTGAGAGTACATGATTTAAAGCATACTTTTGGCTATCGATTACGTTCAGCCGAAGTAAGTTTTGAAGATAGACAAGTCTTGCTAGGACACAAAACAAGGAGTGTTACTACTCATTATTCAGCAGCTGAATTAGGTAATCTTATTCGTGCGGCTAATAAAGTATGTGAATCAGGAAGACACTTGATGGTTTTAAGAAAAAGTAGCTTAGTTGATGAGAGTCGCGCAAAAGTCGCGCAAGGGAATTTGAAAGAGAAAACGATAAATTTAAACGTAGTATAA